In the Dolichospermum flos-aquae CCAP 1403/13F genome, AATTGCCTATGGAATCGGAATGTTTGTCTATTTAGGGCGTGATGTTTTGGTCAGGGTATTTTATGCTTTAGGTGATGGACAAACACCTTTTAAAATTAGTATATTTAATATTGTTCTCAATGCTGTATTAGATTTAATATTAGTTGAACCTTTTGGTGCGCCTGGGTTAGTTTTAGCTACAGTTGGAGTTAATTGTAGTTCCATGTTGATGTTATTATTTTTGCTCAATCGCAAACTTAATGGTTTACCTTGGCAAGAATGGTGTGTACCAATTTTGGGTTTAACAGTTGGGAGTATAATTGCAGGTTTAGCAAGTTTTGGAACTTTGGTTGCTTCCCGACAGGTGTTGAGTAAACAAGATTTAATTAGTTTACTCATAGAATTGTCCATATCTGCTTTTGTGGGAATTGGGGTATTTGCGATAATTGCTTCTAGAATGAATATTCCCGAAGTGAATATTTTTGTCATGAAGATGCAGCAAAAGTTTTTGAAGAAAAATATCAGGTGACAAACCAAGCTATAAGTGATGCCTTAGAGGGTATTTGAAAACTTTTTCTTGTGGTACATAACACTTGTAGATCCCCCTAAATCCCCCTTAGAAAGGGGGACTTTGAGAAATTTAGCCCCTCTTTTCAAACATCCTCTTAGAGACGCTGTTCGCGTCTGGCGATCGCACAGACTATAGGTTAAAATAAGACCTAAAAAGCCCCCCTTGTTAAGGGGGGTTGGGGGGATCAAAATGTATTTACCATACAACAAAAACCTTGTACCAAGAGCCAAAGAATTAAGAAAGAATATGACTTTGGCGGAGAAAAAGCTGTGGTATGACTATTTACGGGACTTCAAATATAGGGTTCATCGTCAACGCCCCATTGATAACTTTATTGTGGATTTTTACTGTCCTCAATTAAAGTCAGTCATTGAGATAGATGGTGATAGTCACTACA is a window encoding:
- a CDS encoding endonuclease domain-containing protein, with product MYLPYNKNLVPRAKELRKNMTLAEKKLWYDYLRDFKYRVHRQRPIDNFIVDFYCPQLKSVIEIDGDSHYTENAQEYDIQRTEILQGYGLKVIRFHNHDVLDNLAGVVTIIEGFDSP